Sequence from the Rutidosis leptorrhynchoides isolate AG116_Rl617_1_P2 chromosome 3, CSIRO_AGI_Rlap_v1, whole genome shotgun sequence genome:
ATAGATGTTAATGTTGTGTGTCTTCTTTTTCATAGATCAATGTATGCGTTACTGAAATTAGCATTATCGTGAATAATGTAAATGATTTTTAAGAATCTTAGGCTGGCCTTTAGCGTAAATTACTCTACTTTTTATAAAGATTAGCAAAGGTCAAGGCGCGTATGGATTAAAAAATCTGTATTTAGTGACTGTAAACTTAATTAAGAAACAGAACAGTTTATACTATTTTATATGCTAGCATCAGCATCAGCATCAGCATCAGCATCAGCATCAGCATCAGCATCAGTATCAGTATCAGTATCAGTATCAATATCAGTATCAGTATTAATATCAGTTTATACTATTTTAAGTTACATTTGTTACAATAATCTAAACTGGAATTGTGATTCTTTTGTATATATGTGCTTGTGACGTTAAATTTATATCTTCTCCGCTTCCTCATTTGTTAAATTGCAGGGTAAAAAACGCAACTTGATGACTATGCTGCTTGAGAACCCGAATCTGGACGTGCTATATAAGGATCCGGATTTGAACTTCAGTGAATTCCTTTTAAAAGAGGCGGCAAAAAGCCACATCATTCCTTACCTTCCCGCCAAATCTTTAGCTCGGTCTCGACTTGTCTCGAAAGAATGGAACCGGTGGATTTCAGGCCCGTTTTTCGCTCACATCCAAAGTCAACACTTCAGAAAAACCTCTGGTTTTTTTCAAAATAAGGCTGAACATTCTACTCATTCCAGTTTCTTCCAAAATTATCCGGAAGATTCTACGCATTTCATCTCACTCGAGCATTCTGCTTATGGTGTTCCGTCCCCTTCACTAAGTTTCATCCCTCGTCGCGTTTCGGTACGAAGCTCTTGCAACGGGTTACTTTTATGCCAAGATTTAGATGAACTGAGTAAATACATTGTCTGTAACCCTGCAAATCAGAAGTGGGTCAAAATCCCACCTTCGAGTTATTACCATGGTGAAAAACCCAAAATCGTGCTCGCGTTTGAACCCTCTTCTTTAAACTTTGAACCATGCTATAAAGCTGTATGCCCGTTTTCTCTTCCAGATCTTACTGACGGACCCATTGTCTACTTTGACATCTATGATTCAAAGACTCAATCTTGGAGAGTGTCGGATATGATTTGTGTCGACATGACCGAATCTGAGCTGGAAAGTGAAGGGCTTTTTGTTAATGGGGTTGCGTACTGGGTAACGACAGGTGGCGTGTTATTAGCTTTTGATCTGAAGAACGAGATATATGGGCTTCAAACCATCCCTTTTAGTGGTGGTTCGCTGTCGAAGATCAGTGGTGAAATATGCTATGTGAAAGCTCAACATCATCATGTTTCAAGATCATGCTCTTTGGATGTTTATGGCGGTGGTTTTATGTCCCTGAAAAAGACCATCAAGTTTAAACTTCCTGTTATTCCTAAAAAGTCTTCCATCAAAGCTTCCAACTATAGCTATGGAGTTGAAGATGATTATGTGATGGATTGTGTGGTTTTGGCTAATTCATGTGATGACGTTATTGCTGTTACAATGGAGATGTCGAATGGGCGGTTTGTTCTTTATGCTTATCACGTGAATGATCAAAAGGTTGAAGGACCATGGCATCTAAAAGGCTCTCGGGACGTGTTTCCTTATGTGAGTAGCCTCGTCCCTCTAACTGGCTAAGGATTCGTCGTTTCTTTTTGAAATTGCATTTTTTGTTTTCAGATTGGTTTTGTTCATATTAGAACCTGGGATATGTGAATTGGTTTGAGATGTTTTTTTTGTTAATTTTGACATGGATATGGATATTTTTTCTATGATGAAGTAAATGTTTCTTTTGTGGTGTTTATTGTCATTTTGACATGGGTGAAAGGGTGGCTTGTTACTCAAAATGGGTAGCCTGCTGAATGCACATTCAAAATTGTCTTCTCATTCTATTGAAATTTAAAAATTACTGCTTTATTTATGAATGTTCTGATTCAAAGAGAGATATTTGAGTAAATTTTATTGATTCTGTAGCTTAACAGGTAAAATAAGTTGACAGGCAAATGGGCAATACAGTAAATTTCTTGAGTGCTTAGCACAGGTAAAGGTAGTTGACAGTTAATACGGTAAAGTTTTAGTCTTTTAGGGGCTACTCTCAAATGGTGCAATTCTGTTAAGTCTTTTTAGTTTGCAAATATGCATTCATATAAAAGTTTGTTTTTGCGATACTGTGATTTACAATGCTTTAAAGAGTCTATATGATATATGATTAATGATTCAGCATTCACAAATCTGATGTGACAAAGCTGCTTGCAATTTCACGTTTTCCCCTGCCCCCTGCCTAGATGGCACACACCATGTACACATTGTAACCATTGTGTCTCGATCGAACTCCATACGTGATTTGAATAGTTGCATCCTAATTAACGGGATATTCgccaaaatacactttttaaaaaagtTTTCAATGAAAATACaccgttttaaaaaaaattgtcaatATACACCATTTGGTAGACCAAAGTGTTGGTCGACCACCATATATCTTGGTtgaccacctcatttttcaaggtggtcgaccaagcttcattgagtctccggtcgactaccatgtaaacatggtcgactaccTCTCATTTTTTCATGGTCGACTACCCCCACAAGAAACAAGGCGGGCGACCCAACCCATGGTCGACTACCAAAAATTGGTATAT
This genomic interval carries:
- the LOC139896529 gene encoding F-box protein At5g03970-like, whose translation is MENEEEVHSDGSFELVNIDEYESELELMADVVSNNMEFSDGSYDFLCSEVSETDTITEGVAEIDLDNNQSEGDSEINSEANSDDTEGDVSEFSNETNSDSDLEIQPSPKKGKKRNLMTMLLENPNLDVLYKDPDLNFSEFLLKEAAKSHIIPYLPAKSLARSRLVSKEWNRWISGPFFAHIQSQHFRKTSGFFQNKAEHSTHSSFFQNYPEDSTHFISLEHSAYGVPSPSLSFIPRRVSVRSSCNGLLLCQDLDELSKYIVCNPANQKWVKIPPSSYYHGEKPKIVLAFEPSSLNFEPCYKAVCPFSLPDLTDGPIVYFDIYDSKTQSWRVSDMICVDMTESELESEGLFVNGVAYWVTTGGVLLAFDLKNEIYGLQTIPFSGGSLSKISGEICYVKAQHHHVSRSCSLDVYGGGFMSLKKTIKFKLPVIPKKSSIKASNYSYGVEDDYVMDCVVLANSCDDVIAVTMEMSNGRFVLYAYHVNDQKVEGPWHLKGSRDVFPYVSSLVPLTG